In Miscanthus floridulus cultivar M001 chromosome 19, ASM1932011v1, whole genome shotgun sequence, the DNA window TCAGAATCACTTAAAACTCTTTAGCTATTAGACTAGATTCGGATATAAGGAAAAAATTTCTTCttaaaaaatgtacaaataaaaaTATGTTTCCTAAAATCTatattgtttatatatgtgaaaaACAACTTGAATATAACTCATTTTATTTTGATGCGCTAAAAAAGGATtataatgaaaaaaataaaattgaTAGCATGTATATACGAGAGAAAAAGCGAAACATTGCGAAACTACTCTCCGGCCGATTCAGGAGCCGAGGCAGGGGTCGTGAAACCAGGCTTATACCGTTTGGTGGCGTTTCTCGTGATTCTAGGAAGAATCGGAATCGATCCACGTAGCCAAACGGCCCCTAAAATTTTGGCCCGACCCCTAGCCCGAATCAAATCGGGCCCCTCGTCTTCTTCCCCAAATCGCATCTCTCCCCACTCAAGCAGCCAAACCCTAGGTTGGGCAAGATGCTCGGCGGCCTGTACGGCGACCtcccgccgccgtcgtcggcccGCGACGAGGACAAGGCCTCCACGGCCTCTGTTTGGTCCAGTGCCACCAAGATGGCGCCTCCCACCCTCCGCAAGCCGACCACCACCTTCGCCCCAACCCCATCTATTCTCCGGAACCAGCACCTGCGCCCGCCCAAAGCCACCTCCACCTCCGCCCCCACTCCCCCCGTCGTTGCCGCCGAACACGCCCCGGCCACCTCCTTCCAGCCCGCGTTCGTCGCCGTCCAGTCCACCGTGCTTGAGGAGTACGACCCTGCCAGGCCCAACGACTACGAGGACTACCGTAAGGACAAGCTCCGGCGCGCCAAGGAGGCTGAGCTGAACAAGGAGCTTGAGAGGCGGCGCCGCGAGGAGCAAGAGCGGGAGAGGGAGCGCGAGCAGCGGGAGAGGGAGGCCCGCGAGCGCGAGGAGAAGGACTACCAGTCCAGGGCCTCCTCCCTCAACATATCCGGCGAGGAGGCGTGGAATAGGAGGGCAGCGATGAGCGGTGGCGGTGCTGCTGCTCAGAGAACCCCATCGTCCCCACCTCATGGGGATGGCTTCGCCATTGGGAGCTCATCTTCTGCTGGGTTGGGTGTGGGCGCCGGTGGACAGATGACTGCTGCCCAGCGGATGATGGCCAAGATGGGGTGGAAGGAAGGTCAGGGGCTTGGTAAGCAAGAGCAGGGGATCACCGCTCCTCTTGTGGCCAAAAAGACCGATAGGAGGGGAGGAGTTATTGTTGATGAGAGCAGTTCCAGGCCTCCAGAAAAGAAGCCGAGATCTGTCAACTTTGATGGGCAACCGACACGAGTTTTGCTGCTCCGCAACATGGTAAATTTCATTGTTGCATCAATTCCTATATAGAGGGTTTGTTAATGCTTAAGTTGTTTTTGTATGAATCTCTGACTATCATGATGCATAGAATCATAGGTTTAATCAGTCAATAACTGTTTGCTTGTAGTGCCACAGTTAACTAGCCTCTAGTGTATGATTAGCCCTTCCCTTACCTTTATTCTTGGTAATAATTGAATGTATCGATATTGTAAGTTGCTAACTTTGCGGTTCTGAACTTGGTTTAAACAAGCTAGTTAAATTTGTCTGAACTACAATACTACTTAGTAGCTTTGTCCCTTAGCTTATAAATACAAACGGGAGTAGCAATGTACCACTCAAGCTTTTTCGCTAATATGTGTTTAGAAATGCTAAGTTTCTGTCAGGTTCTAGATGATTTcacaatctttttttttctttgcacCATATAATTGATTGAGGTTCTTCTTAAACTTTTTAAAAATTTCAAACATAATCAGAGGTCAAACTCTACTGGAATTTGTTTATGGTTTAGTGAGCTCTGTGTTGAATTTTAACTATAGCAGTGCAATAGCCTTATCTGATTAGTGTATTTGAATTTAGATGGTATGCAATGTGTCATGAAATCTCATTTATGTGATCAAAGCTGATCCTGGAATGAGTATGACTCTTTAACCCCTTTTTTTCACACAACACTCATGCAATATCATGGTAAACAAATTAATTTATCAGATAATAAGTATTCGATTGTTAATGATCAAGAAATTTCTATCTTCATGTCAAAGAAAAAGATATTTGTATCTTGGTATGACCCCAAGAAGTCTGACATCATGAAGTTATCTTGCTGAATTGTGTCTATTTTAACTGTGTGAGACCTTGGGCCCTAAGCAATTTTTATGACTTGAGCAGAGCGATGATCCATTGAATTCAGAATTTCTATTCATTTCCACTTACTGTTAGAGGGATTGGATTGTTCAGCAAGAAGGAAACATATCACTCATACAATTCTGTAAACAGTTCTTATGCACGATTGTGAAACATGTGCAGGTTGGTCCTGGTGAGGTTGACGAcgagctggaagatgaggtggcaTCGGAGTGTGCCAAGTATGGGACGGTGTCTCGGGTGCTGATATTTGAGATCACACAGGCAGACTTCCCAGCTGATGAGGCTGTAAGGATATTCATACAGTTTGAGCGGGCAGAAGAAGCAACGAAGGCAATGGTTGATCTGCAAGGGCGGTTCTTTGGCGGGCGTGTGGTGCAGGCAACCTTCTTTGACGAGGAAAGGTTTGGGAGAAACGAACTTGCTCCG includes these proteins:
- the LOC136527502 gene encoding DNA-damage-repair/toleration protein DRT111, chloroplastic-like — encoded protein: MLGGLYGDLPPPSSARDEDKASTASVWSSATKMAPPTLRKPTTTFAPTPSILRNQHLRPPKATSTSAPTPPVVAAEHAPATSFQPAFVAVQSTVLEEYDPARPNDYEDYRKDKLRRAKEAELNKELERRRREEQEREREREQREREAREREEKDYQSRASSLNISGEEAWNRRAAMSGGGAAAQRTPSSPPHGDGFAIGSSSSAGLGVGAGGQMTAAQRMMAKMGWKEGQGLGKQEQGITAPLVAKKTDRRGGVIVDESSSRPPEKKPRSVNFDGQPTRVLLLRNMVGPGEVDDELEDEVASECAKYGTVSRVLIFEITQADFPADEAVRIFIQFERAEEATKAMVDLQGRFFGGRVVQATFFDEERFGRNELAPMPGEVPGFFD